A single Blastococcus colisei DNA region contains:
- a CDS encoding mandelate racemase/muconate lactonizing enzyme family protein: MEITRVEAIPLASPLAEPLRWGAMVVGVKGGIVVRVETDEGVVGLGEAGFSAEYFPTVGPIINDQLAPMLVGRDPRDISSLWRQMLDATHMWGRRGIETYALSGVDIALWDLLGKVSGQPVYRLLGAAKSAVRAYFAPSLKPTPEIVEECERAVADGFTAMKLRAYPTLRETVDLVASVRVAIGDDAEIMLDGNMSFDRRTALVLARELEQLGVSWLEEPILSHSLTQYVDDHSWLADRVSLRLAGGESLLTRFEYIDLLSRRTFDVLQPDCTSVGGISEAKRIADMASAWNIECVPHIACSSGTGISLAAGLHMILACTNAPLIEFDAYGGPGWDGMLVEPHTVKDGYVSADERPGLGVELAGDALERFSLARQ, translated from the coding sequence GTGGAGATCACACGTGTGGAGGCGATCCCGCTCGCCAGCCCGCTCGCCGAGCCGCTGCGCTGGGGGGCCATGGTTGTCGGGGTCAAGGGCGGCATCGTCGTCCGAGTCGAGACGGACGAGGGCGTCGTCGGGCTCGGGGAGGCGGGGTTCTCCGCCGAGTACTTCCCGACGGTGGGGCCGATCATCAACGACCAGCTGGCGCCGATGCTCGTAGGCCGGGACCCGCGGGACATCTCCTCGCTGTGGCGGCAGATGCTCGATGCCACCCATATGTGGGGCCGGCGCGGGATCGAGACCTACGCGCTCAGCGGCGTGGACATAGCGCTGTGGGACCTGCTCGGAAAGGTCAGCGGGCAACCCGTGTACCGCCTGCTCGGAGCGGCGAAGTCGGCCGTGCGCGCCTACTTCGCGCCCTCGCTGAAGCCGACGCCGGAGATCGTCGAGGAGTGCGAGCGGGCGGTCGCCGACGGGTTCACCGCGATGAAGCTGCGGGCGTACCCGACGCTGCGCGAGACGGTCGATCTGGTCGCGAGCGTTCGAGTGGCCATCGGCGACGACGCCGAGATCATGCTCGACGGCAACATGTCGTTCGACCGGCGGACCGCTCTCGTGTTGGCCCGCGAGCTCGAGCAGTTAGGCGTCTCCTGGCTGGAGGAGCCGATCCTGTCGCACAGCCTCACGCAATACGTCGACGACCACTCCTGGCTCGCCGACCGCGTCTCGCTGCGCCTGGCTGGCGGGGAATCGCTGCTGACTCGGTTCGAGTACATAGACCTTCTGTCGCGCCGGACGTTCGACGTCCTCCAGCCCGACTGCACCAGCGTCGGCGGGATCTCCGAGGCCAAGCGGATCGCCGACATGGCCAGCGCCTGGAACATCGAGTGCGTCCCGCACATCGCCTGCTCGTCGGGCACCGGGATATCGCTCGCGGCTGGGCTGCACATGATCCTCGCCTGCACGAATGCTCCGCTGATCGAGTTCGACGCCTATGGCGGCCCGGGCTGGGACGGCATGCTCGTCGAGCCGCACACGGTGAAGGACGGGTACGTGAGCGCCGACGAGCGTCCGGGCCTCGGAGTGGAGCTCGCCGGAGACGCGCTGGAGAGGTTCTCCCTGGCCCGCCAGTGA
- the mftD gene encoding pre-mycofactocin synthase MftD (MftD, an enzyme found in the mycofactocin biosynthesis locus, performs an oxidative deamination of 3-amino-5-[(p-hydroxyphenyl)methyl]-4,4-dimethyl-2-pyrrolidinone (AHDP). The resulting compound, now called pre-mycofactocin (PMFT), is a biologically active redox cofactor that can oxidize the non-exchangeable NADH of TIGR03971 family SDR-type oxidoreductases.): MPRARAVAPEDKGTGMSKAWFETVAEAQRRAKRRLPEGVYGALVAGSEKGLTVADNLSAFDELGFAPHTAGLSNERRLATNVLGQDVSMPVMISPTGVQAVHPDGEVAVARAAAARGIAIGLSSFASKPIEDVVAANPKTVFQVYWVGSKDEMAGRIDRAKRAGAVGLIATLDWSFAYGRDWGSPFIPEKVNFEAGRRYAAQVALRPRWLWDFAKTRTLPDLRVPNMVANPGDPSPTFFGAYGAWMQTPMPSWDDVAWLRKQWDGPFMLKGVMRVDDAKRAIDAGVTAISVSNHGGNNLDGTPASIRALPAIADAVGDQVEVLLDGGIRRGSDVAKALALGAKAVMIGRAYLWGLAANGQAGVENVLDLLREGLGSALVGLGHRSVDDLRRSDVVIPPDFLRNLGVQGPDAPVPA; this comes from the coding sequence ATGCCGCGCGCTCGCGCGGTGGCCCCCGAGGACAAGGGAACGGGCATGTCGAAGGCGTGGTTCGAGACGGTGGCCGAGGCGCAGCGGCGTGCGAAGCGGCGGCTGCCCGAGGGTGTGTACGGGGCCCTCGTGGCGGGGTCGGAGAAGGGGCTGACGGTCGCCGACAACCTGTCGGCTTTCGATGAGCTCGGCTTCGCGCCGCACACGGCGGGGCTGTCCAACGAACGGCGGTTGGCTACCAACGTGCTGGGTCAGGACGTGTCAATGCCGGTCATGATCAGCCCGACCGGCGTGCAGGCGGTGCACCCGGACGGCGAGGTGGCGGTGGCGCGGGCCGCAGCCGCCCGCGGCATCGCGATAGGACTCTCGTCGTTCGCATCCAAGCCGATCGAGGACGTCGTCGCCGCCAACCCGAAGACCGTCTTCCAGGTCTACTGGGTCGGCTCCAAGGACGAAATGGCCGGCCGGATCGACCGCGCGAAGCGGGCCGGGGCGGTCGGGCTGATCGCCACCCTGGACTGGTCGTTCGCTTACGGCCGCGACTGGGGGAGCCCGTTCATCCCAGAGAAGGTCAACTTCGAGGCGGGCCGCCGCTACGCCGCGCAGGTGGCGCTCAGGCCGCGTTGGCTGTGGGACTTCGCCAAGACCCGGACGTTGCCGGACCTCCGCGTGCCCAACATGGTGGCGAACCCCGGTGACCCGTCGCCGACGTTCTTCGGTGCCTACGGCGCCTGGATGCAGACCCCGATGCCGTCGTGGGACGACGTCGCTTGGCTGCGCAAGCAGTGGGACGGCCCGTTCATGCTCAAGGGCGTCATGCGCGTGGACGACGCCAAGCGGGCGATCGACGCCGGCGTCACCGCGATCTCGGTGTCCAACCACGGCGGCAACAACCTCGACGGCACTCCGGCCTCGATCCGCGCGCTGCCAGCAATCGCCGATGCCGTCGGTGATCAGGTCGAGGTGCTGCTCGACGGGGGGATCCGCCGCGGCTCCGACGTCGCCAAGGCTCTGGCGCTGGGCGCCAAGGCCGTGATGATCGGCCGCGCCTACCTGTGGGGGCTTGCTGCCAACGGGCAGGCGGGCGTGGAGAACGTCCTCGACCTGCTCCGCGAAGGACTGGGCTCGGCGCTGGTCGGCCTCGGCCACAGATCCGTCGACGACCTGCGCCGCAGCGACGTCGTGATCCCGCCCGATTTCCTGCGCAACCTGGGGGTTCAGGGGCCCGACGCACCCGTTCCGGCCTGA
- the mftA gene encoding mycofactocin precursor MftA (Mycofactocin is a small molecule electron carrier derived from the final two amino acids, Val-Tyr, of MftA, the mycofactocin precursor. It plays a role in redox homeostasis and the metabolism of alcohols and aldehydes in Actinobacteria, including Mycobacterium tuberculosis.), whose product MSTHIPSVPSEDAVADETLGAELLVEESLVEEVSIDGMCGVY is encoded by the coding sequence ATGTCAACCCACATCCCGAGCGTGCCCAGCGAGGACGCCGTCGCGGACGAGACGCTCGGCGCCGAACTCCTGGTCGAGGAGTCGCTGGTCGAGGAGGTCTCGATCGACGGCATGTGCGGCGTCTACTGA
- the mftB gene encoding mycofactocin biosynthesis chaperone MftB (MftB, a small protein, is a peptide chaperone that assists the radical SAM enzyme MftC in performing two modifications to the C-terminal Val-Tyr dipeptide of the mycofactocin precursor peptide, MftA. MftB's role is analogous to the role of PqqD in the biosynthesis of PQQ, a cofactor that derives entirely from a Tyr and a Glu in the precursor PqqA.) has product MRRLLNAAVPVATTVVAFDPSVPWRRARSVALRPEPFGALVYHFGNRKLSFLKSKTLVTVVEALGDHPSAAAALTACGVPEAQRPAYVKALADLARSQMIELREDLA; this is encoded by the coding sequence GTGCGGCGTCTACTGAACGCCGCCGTTCCCGTGGCGACCACCGTGGTCGCATTCGACCCCTCGGTGCCGTGGCGGCGGGCCCGCTCGGTGGCGCTGCGGCCGGAGCCGTTCGGCGCGCTGGTCTACCACTTCGGCAACCGGAAGCTGTCCTTCCTGAAGTCGAAGACCCTCGTCACCGTCGTCGAGGCGCTGGGTGACCACCCGAGCGCCGCCGCGGCCCTCACTGCCTGCGGCGTCCCCGAGGCGCAGCGGCCCGCCTACGTGAAGGCGCTGGCCGACCTCGCCCGTTCCCAGATGATCGAGCTCCGGGAGGACCTCGCATGA
- the mftC gene encoding mycofactocin radical SAM maturase (MftC is a radical SAM/SPASM enzyme that catalyzes the first two steps in biosynthesis of the electron carrier mycofactocin from the terminal Val-Tyr dipeptide of the precursor peptide MftA.) yields the protein MTAVLPQRPVGGRLIDQFEYGLDAPICLTWELTYACNLACVHCLSSSGRRDPRELSTAEAEAVIDELQRMQVFYVNVGGGEPTVRPDFWHLLDYAIGHDVGVKFSTNGIKLDRTRAAQLASTDYVDVQISLDGATAEVNDRVRGAGSFATATRALENLAEAGMKDFKVSVVVTRENAGQLDAFKALTDSFGAQLRITRLRPSGRGADVWDELHPTQAQQRELYEWLLANGDNVLTGDSFFHLSAFGEALPGLNLCGAGRVVCLIDPVGDVYACPFAIHENFLAGNVRDEGGFQKVWQHSELFADLRSPQTGGACTKCAHFDACRGGCMAAKFFTGLPLDGPDPECVQGYGETALAARDLQLSTPRSHIDHSHTGPVRGQPTLLGMPALPPAKLCDESPVVDVRLR from the coding sequence ATGACCGCCGTGTTGCCCCAGCGTCCGGTCGGGGGTCGGCTGATCGACCAGTTCGAGTACGGCCTCGACGCCCCGATCTGCCTGACCTGGGAGCTCACGTACGCCTGCAACCTGGCCTGCGTGCACTGCCTGTCGTCCTCGGGACGGCGCGACCCGCGGGAGCTGTCGACCGCCGAGGCCGAGGCGGTCATCGACGAGCTGCAGCGGATGCAGGTCTTCTACGTCAACGTCGGTGGCGGTGAGCCGACCGTCCGGCCGGACTTCTGGCACCTGCTCGACTACGCGATCGGCCACGACGTGGGGGTCAAGTTCTCCACCAACGGCATCAAGCTGGACAGGACGCGGGCGGCCCAGTTGGCCTCTACCGACTACGTCGACGTCCAGATCTCCCTGGACGGCGCCACGGCGGAGGTGAACGACCGGGTCCGCGGTGCCGGCTCGTTCGCCACCGCCACCCGGGCGCTGGAGAACCTGGCCGAGGCCGGGATGAAGGACTTCAAGGTCTCCGTCGTCGTCACCCGCGAGAACGCCGGGCAGCTCGACGCGTTCAAGGCGCTCACCGACTCCTTCGGCGCCCAGCTGCGGATCACCCGGCTGCGCCCGTCCGGCCGCGGGGCCGACGTCTGGGACGAGCTGCACCCGACCCAGGCCCAGCAGCGCGAGCTCTACGAGTGGCTGCTGGCCAACGGCGACAACGTGCTCACCGGTGACTCGTTCTTCCACCTGTCGGCGTTCGGCGAGGCCCTGCCCGGGCTCAACCTGTGCGGCGCCGGGCGCGTGGTCTGCCTGATCGACCCGGTCGGCGACGTCTACGCCTGCCCGTTCGCCATCCACGAGAACTTCCTCGCCGGCAACGTCCGCGACGAGGGCGGCTTCCAGAAGGTGTGGCAGCACAGCGAGCTGTTCGCCGACCTGCGCAGCCCGCAGACCGGCGGCGCCTGCACGAAGTGCGCCCACTTCGACGCCTGCCGTGGCGGCTGCATGGCGGCCAAGTTCTTCACCGGCCTGCCGCTCGACGGGCCCGACCCCGAGTGCGTCCAGGGCTACGGCGAGACCGCGCTGGCCGCCCGCGACCTCCAGCTGAGCACGCCGAGGAGCCACATCGACCACTCGCACACGGGCCCGGTCCGCGGCCAGCCCACCCTCCTGGGCATGCCGGCCCTCCCGCCCGCGAAGCTCTGCGACGAGTCACCCGTAGTTGACGTCCGTTTGAGATGA
- a CDS encoding response regulator transcription factor → MVEGASNHQIARTLVVAPRTVAAHLEHVLLKLGAPTRTLAAVRAEREGLYVPAPLRGRASGPQRHGSRRAGD, encoded by the coding sequence CTGGTCGAGGGTGCCTCCAACCACCAGATCGCACGCACACTCGTCGTCGCCCCACGGACAGTGGCCGCCCACCTGGAACACGTCCTCCTCAAGCTCGGGGCACCGACGAGGACACTCGCGGCCGTCCGCGCAGAGCGGGAAGGTCTATACGTTCCGGCCCCCTTGCGCGGGCGGGCATCCGGTCCTCAGCGTCACGGATCTCGACGGGCCGGTGACTGA
- a CDS encoding amphi-Trp domain-containing protein gives MSDVKVQQKQSLSRQEAARLIAALAEGLREDGKVAVQLGNSTLELSVTDQVDWELEVEVDGDEIELEMELKWSTSGRASAEAAEDESKEDQSVKYQSEEDESEEVQPELVSEGDVAEEAETDREAMAEDEAEGGESAVDAAESGEPKPEAVSAADRDRTPRARRGRRSASAGAGRSASNGIDTAAVRAWAAANGLAVSPRGRIKDEVLEAYRAAGN, from the coding sequence GTGTCCGATGTGAAGGTCCAGCAGAAGCAGTCGCTGAGCCGGCAGGAGGCCGCCCGCCTCATCGCGGCGTTGGCCGAGGGGCTGCGGGAGGACGGCAAGGTCGCCGTGCAGCTGGGAAACAGCACACTGGAGCTGTCGGTGACCGACCAAGTCGACTGGGAGCTCGAGGTGGAGGTCGACGGCGACGAGATCGAGCTGGAAATGGAGCTGAAGTGGTCGACGTCCGGTCGCGCGTCGGCCGAAGCTGCGGAAGACGAGTCGAAGGAAGACCAGTCGGTGAAATACCAGTCCGAGGAGGACGAGTCCGAAGAGGTCCAGCCTGAACTGGTGTCCGAAGGGGACGTCGCAGAGGAGGCCGAGACCGACCGGGAGGCGATGGCGGAGGATGAAGCCGAGGGCGGTGAATCCGCGGTGGACGCCGCCGAATCTGGCGAGCCCAAGCCCGAGGCGGTCTCGGCGGCTGACCGGGACCGAACCCCACGGGCGCGCCGCGGTCGTCGCAGCGCCTCTGCAGGGGCCGGCCGGTCGGCTTCGAACGGCATCGATACCGCCGCTGTGCGCGCGTGGGCCGCGGCCAACGGCCTTGCGGTCTCGCCGCGGGGCCGCATCAAGGACGAGGTGCTCGAGGCCTACCGCGCCGCGGGCAACTGA
- a CDS encoding tyrosine-type recombinase/integrase produces the protein MVIRLEDLLASFRRHLRAAAKAPRTIELYSQSVRYFSRWLVDRSREPVLDELTRHAISAWLAELAETAEPSTVGTRLRGMRRFCRWLVTEGELEKAPTDGIEIATSPEKPVPILSDEEIAALLKTCAVPRGRPGAFDRTVFLGRRDEVVLRLLLDTGVRVSELCGLDLTDVDLDRELAYVTGKGSRPRVVPFGAKTAQTVDRYLRVRALHPYARSSRLLLGQRGPMTPDGARDVLHTRAAQAGVTDVHPHRFRHTFAHRWLAGGGQERDLMMLAGWRSDDMLSRYAASTAVERAHDAHRRLRLGDRL, from the coding sequence GTGGTGATCCGGCTCGAGGACCTGCTGGCGTCCTTCCGGCGGCACCTGCGGGCCGCCGCGAAGGCGCCGCGGACGATCGAGCTGTACAGCCAGAGCGTCCGGTACTTCTCCCGGTGGCTGGTCGACCGCAGCCGCGAGCCCGTGCTCGACGAGCTGACCCGGCACGCGATCAGCGCCTGGCTGGCCGAACTGGCCGAGACCGCGGAGCCCTCGACCGTCGGCACACGGCTGCGCGGGATGCGCCGGTTCTGCCGCTGGCTGGTCACTGAAGGAGAACTGGAGAAAGCCCCCACCGACGGCATCGAAATCGCGACCTCACCCGAAAAGCCGGTCCCGATCCTGTCCGACGAGGAGATCGCCGCCCTGCTCAAGACCTGCGCGGTCCCCCGCGGGCGGCCCGGCGCCTTCGACCGCACCGTCTTCCTCGGTCGTCGCGACGAGGTCGTCCTCCGGCTGCTGCTAGACACCGGCGTCCGGGTGTCGGAGCTGTGCGGACTCGACCTGACCGACGTCGACCTCGACCGGGAACTCGCCTACGTCACCGGCAAGGGCTCCCGTCCCCGCGTGGTGCCGTTCGGGGCCAAGACCGCCCAGACCGTCGACCGCTACCTGCGGGTTCGCGCCCTGCATCCCTACGCGCGATCCTCCCGGCTGCTGCTGGGCCAGCGGGGCCCGATGACCCCCGACGGCGCCCGGGACGTGCTGCACACCCGCGCCGCGCAGGCCGGAGTCACCGACGTCCACCCGCACCGCTTCCGGCACACCTTCGCCCACCGCTGGCTCGCGGGGGGTGGGCAGGAACGCGACCTGATGATGCTGGCCGGCTGGCGCAGCGACGACATGCTGTCCCGGTACGCCGCCTCCACGGCAGTCGAGCGCGCGCACGACGCACACCGCCGCCTCCGTCTCGGAGATCGGCTGTGA
- a CDS encoding DNA polymerase domain-containing protein, giving the protein MASSKDAVVLDVAGHEVRVSNPEKPYFGDKGIRKIDVVEYFVAVGDGILFALKDRPTTLERWPGGVFEGARISTRVDNTGDAFYQKRVPKNAPPWVPTAHITFPSGRTADEIAPDSVAVVAWCANLGTLTFHPWPVDKTDVESPNQIRIDLDPQPGTDFSDAVQVAPHVRELLAEFGMEGWPKTSGGRGVHIYVPIQPRWTFTEVRHAVIAFGRELERRLPDRVTMSWWKEERGEKIFIDYNQMARDRTIASAYSIRPKPHAPVSAPVDWDELPDVSPFDFDVLTMPDRFRKVGDKHAGLAGSAFGIEPLLELFERQAKDDGMGDLPYPPDYPKMPGEPMRVQPSRARRPTSENT; this is encoded by the coding sequence ATGGCCAGCAGCAAGGACGCCGTCGTCCTCGACGTCGCCGGGCACGAGGTGCGGGTCTCCAACCCGGAGAAGCCGTACTTCGGCGACAAGGGCATCCGGAAGATCGACGTCGTCGAGTACTTCGTCGCCGTCGGCGACGGCATCCTGTTCGCGCTGAAGGACCGGCCGACGACGCTGGAGCGCTGGCCGGGCGGGGTGTTCGAGGGCGCCCGGATCTCCACCCGGGTGGACAACACCGGCGACGCCTTCTACCAGAAGCGGGTGCCGAAGAACGCCCCGCCGTGGGTGCCGACGGCGCACATCACCTTCCCCAGCGGGCGGACGGCGGACGAGATCGCGCCCGACTCGGTGGCCGTCGTCGCGTGGTGCGCCAACCTCGGCACGCTGACCTTCCACCCCTGGCCGGTGGACAAGACGGACGTCGAGTCGCCCAACCAGATCCGCATCGACCTCGACCCGCAGCCGGGCACCGACTTCTCCGACGCCGTCCAGGTGGCCCCGCACGTGCGCGAACTGCTCGCCGAGTTCGGCATGGAGGGCTGGCCGAAGACCTCCGGCGGGCGCGGGGTGCACATCTACGTGCCCATCCAGCCGCGGTGGACCTTCACCGAGGTCCGCCACGCGGTGATCGCGTTCGGCCGCGAGCTGGAGCGGCGCCTCCCCGACCGCGTGACGATGTCGTGGTGGAAGGAGGAGCGCGGCGAGAAGATCTTCATCGACTACAACCAGATGGCCCGGGACCGCACGATCGCCTCCGCGTACTCCATCCGGCCCAAGCCGCACGCCCCCGTGTCCGCGCCGGTCGACTGGGACGAGCTGCCCGACGTCTCACCGTTCGACTTCGACGTCCTCACCATGCCCGACCGCTTCCGCAAGGTCGGCGACAAGCACGCCGGCCTCGCCGGCTCCGCGTTCGGCATCGAGCCGCTGCTGGAGCTCTTCGAGCGGCAGGCGAAGGACGACGGGATGGGAGACCTGCCCTATCCCCCCGATTACCCGAAGATGCCGGGCGAGCCGATGCGGGTGCAGCCCAGCCGGGCCAGGCGCCCTACCAGCGAAAATACTTGA
- a CDS encoding alpha/beta hydrolase has protein sequence MHLHRGRLAVPSTLLAVSLVLAGCTSFSDSVGGSAGEEAAATTSAAPEPEAAPIEWTDCNEQIQTIVAGRSGSDRDLSFDCGRTEVPISYDEPQGATLPLFGVRVVSGTQTDRIGSLMVNPGGPGASGADAAIGLALTLPEEILARFDIVGFDPRGVGLSTPVECIPDERHDEMVAAEPRPVSDEDLDAAFAFAQKIADGCAEEYGDALGTFNTVDSARDLDRLREALGDEQLTYLGYSYGTTLGSTYAELFPENVRAMVLDAAVDPDTDLRANAEERAAGLEAGFDAFAANCVGLLAGCPLGAEPRQFVEQVLTQAAAAPIPSSEPGETRQATPGVVLTAIRAGLTGTESWPQLAQALAAAQAGDSKGLFSLADSYSGRLEDGTYSNLFDANIAINCADREEQFEESEIRELAAEWNAQYPLFGAGSAIGLYTCSLWDAERTPLPERDADGSAPILVIGTSGDPVTPLPGAVDLAEDLESAALLTWQGQGHTAYPKTDCVTAAVNAYLIDLVVPMDGLTCPA, from the coding sequence ATGCATCTGCACCGCGGCCGGCTGGCCGTCCCGTCGACCCTGCTCGCTGTGAGCCTGGTCCTGGCCGGCTGCACGTCGTTCTCCGACTCGGTCGGGGGCTCGGCCGGGGAAGAGGCCGCGGCGACCACCTCGGCCGCTCCGGAGCCCGAGGCCGCGCCCATCGAGTGGACCGACTGCAACGAGCAGATCCAGACGATCGTGGCCGGCCGGTCGGGCAGCGACCGGGACCTCTCGTTCGACTGCGGCCGGACCGAGGTGCCGATCAGCTACGACGAGCCGCAGGGCGCGACGCTGCCGCTGTTCGGGGTCCGCGTCGTCAGCGGCACCCAGACCGACCGCATCGGCTCACTCATGGTCAACCCCGGCGGGCCGGGCGCCTCCGGCGCCGACGCCGCCATCGGCCTCGCGCTCACGCTGCCCGAGGAGATCCTCGCCCGCTTCGACATCGTCGGCTTCGACCCGCGGGGCGTGGGTCTCTCCACCCCCGTCGAGTGCATCCCCGACGAGCGCCACGACGAGATGGTCGCCGCAGAGCCGCGCCCGGTGAGCGACGAGGACCTCGACGCCGCGTTCGCCTTCGCCCAGAAGATCGCCGACGGATGCGCCGAGGAGTACGGCGACGCCCTGGGCACGTTCAACACCGTCGACAGCGCCCGGGACCTGGACCGGCTGCGCGAGGCGCTCGGCGACGAGCAGCTGACCTACCTGGGCTACTCGTACGGCACCACCCTCGGCTCGACGTACGCCGAACTGTTCCCCGAGAACGTCCGCGCCATGGTGCTCGACGCCGCCGTCGACCCCGACACCGACCTGCGCGCGAACGCCGAGGAGCGGGCAGCCGGCCTGGAGGCCGGCTTCGACGCCTTCGCCGCGAACTGCGTGGGGCTGCTGGCCGGCTGCCCGCTCGGCGCGGAGCCCCGGCAGTTCGTCGAGCAGGTGCTGACCCAGGCCGCGGCCGCGCCGATCCCCAGCAGCGAGCCCGGGGAGACCCGGCAGGCCACACCGGGTGTGGTGCTGACGGCGATCCGGGCCGGCCTCACCGGCACCGAGTCCTGGCCGCAGCTCGCCCAGGCACTCGCCGCCGCGCAGGCCGGCGACTCGAAGGGCCTGTTCTCCCTCGCCGACAGCTACTCCGGGCGCCTGGAGGACGGCACCTACTCCAACCTCTTCGACGCCAACATCGCGATCAACTGCGCCGACCGGGAGGAGCAGTTCGAGGAGAGCGAGATCCGCGAGCTCGCCGCGGAGTGGAACGCGCAGTACCCGCTGTTCGGCGCCGGCTCGGCGATCGGGCTCTACACCTGCTCGCTGTGGGATGCCGAGCGCACGCCGCTGCCGGAGCGGGACGCCGACGGCAGCGCGCCGATCCTGGTGATCGGCACCTCCGGCGACCCGGTGACCCCGCTCCCGGGCGCGGTCGACCTCGCCGAGGACCTCGAGTCCGCCGCCCTGCTGACCTGGCAGGGGCAGGGCCACACCGCCTATCCCAAGACCGACTGCGTGACCGCGGCGGTCAACGCCTACCTCATCGACCTCGTCGTGCCGATGGACGGACTCACCTGCCCTGCGTGA
- a CDS encoding ATP-dependent DNA ligase, whose amino-acid sequence MDLPVMPPVKPMLAKAATTLPTGDFFYEPKWDGFRCVVFRDGDEVELGSRNERPLTRYFPEVVAAAKANLPEKCVVDGEIVVPRGDRLHFEDLLQRIHPAESRINLLAEQTPASFVAFDLLALGDESLLETPFAERRARLETALGRVRPPVYLTSVTRDAATAERWFETFEGAGLDGVVAKAADLPYGPDQRLMNKIKHVRTADCVVAGFRWHKSGPIVGSLLLGLYDDGQLQHIGVAASFPMARRAELVEELAPYRAEALDGHPWQDWANAQVHQDGENRMPGAVSRWNAKKDLSWVPLRPELVVEIKYDQLEGRRLRHTGQFLRWRPDRDPLSCTYDQLEVPVRYDLGEVLTGGAPPDRE is encoded by the coding sequence ATGGACCTGCCCGTGATGCCGCCGGTGAAGCCGATGCTGGCCAAGGCCGCCACCACGCTTCCTACCGGCGACTTCTTCTACGAGCCGAAGTGGGACGGGTTCCGCTGCGTCGTCTTCCGCGACGGCGACGAGGTCGAGCTGGGCAGCCGGAACGAGCGCCCGCTGACCCGGTACTTTCCCGAGGTGGTCGCCGCGGCGAAGGCCAACCTTCCGGAGAAGTGCGTCGTCGACGGCGAGATCGTCGTGCCCCGCGGCGACCGGCTGCACTTCGAGGACCTGCTCCAGCGCATCCACCCGGCCGAGTCCCGCATCAACCTCCTGGCCGAGCAGACGCCCGCGTCGTTCGTCGCCTTCGACCTGCTCGCCCTCGGCGACGAGTCGCTGCTCGAGACGCCCTTCGCCGAGCGGCGGGCCCGGCTCGAGACCGCCCTCGGCCGCGTCCGGCCGCCGGTCTACCTGACCAGCGTCACCCGTGACGCCGCCACCGCGGAGCGTTGGTTCGAGACGTTCGAGGGCGCGGGTCTCGACGGCGTCGTCGCCAAGGCCGCGGATCTCCCCTACGGACCCGACCAGCGGCTGATGAACAAGATCAAGCACGTCCGGACGGCGGACTGCGTGGTCGCGGGGTTCCGCTGGCACAAGAGCGGGCCGATCGTCGGATCGCTGCTCCTCGGCCTCTACGACGACGGGCAGCTGCAGCACATCGGCGTCGCGGCGTCCTTCCCGATGGCCCGCCGCGCCGAGCTGGTCGAGGAGCTGGCCCCGTACCGGGCGGAGGCACTGGACGGGCACCCGTGGCAGGACTGGGCCAACGCCCAGGTGCACCAGGACGGCGAGAACCGCATGCCCGGCGCGGTCAGCCGGTGGAACGCGAAGAAGGACCTCTCCTGGGTGCCGCTGCGCCCGGAACTGGTCGTCGAGATCAAGTACGACCAGCTCGAAGGCCGTCGTCTTCGTCACACCGGCCAGTTCCTGCGCTGGCGTCCCGACCGGGACCCGCTGAGCTGCACGTACGACCAGTTGGAGGTGCCCGTCCGCTACGACCTGGGCGAGGTCCTGACCGGTGGCGCGCCGCCCGATCGGGAGTGA